GATACAACTCACAGCaggtaaaaaaatctattctcaTCTCTCTGCATAAAAGCTATTCACATGACATCATTGTAAGAAGATatgataggagaaaaaaaaatcttgctatGATTCCCCTTAAAGCAGTATACCTGGCAAGCTGAATTGGGAGCGACTTTTGAAGCTTTATAATTGGCCATACCAATGAATAGAATTTGCAGCTTTAGCATAGTTGGTTCtagtatacaatttttttatatccatAAACAGCTTAATTTTCTTATAGCAGAACTGAATTCCCTATCTcatagcaatttatttattttacagtcctGGCATCTGTATAATACCTAGGAATAGAGCCCAATACTAggacaatgcaattttttttagcacatgcAAGTTGCATCGCCACTGGCCATCCAATACCTGAGTGGCAAAAACACAGACtaaggaaaagcagcaaaaagagagagaagattGCATTGGCAGACATGAGCAGTGAAGGAGAGGGCAATGTTGTCATCACTAGAGCAACACAAATGCTAATGTAGGTTTGTTATACTGTGCAAATATTCTGTGCCTACTTTCACATTCCAATTGTTGGACCCGAGTCCTCAGTTCCTCCTCAATAACAGATAAATCACAAAGCATTagtctttgtatttttgttctgtttgaaAAACATGAGATGTATTGCATACTCCCCTTCCTTTTTTGCTGTTCTTTGcctttaacctcctagccgttaagcccgaccttcgtacgggcaaaaaaaaccggctaggatggttaaccccgagttttttcctatgcccacttacctggtccccctgtgctcatccagcgtcgtgttcgtgttccagcgtcgtcctccgtcgatcgtcgtccgccgatctccctctccagcgtcgggtgtccttcgtcgggtgccagcgggaccggtaagaagccggccggcatcttgtgttccgccggccggcttcttacctggtcccgctgatcgtccacgtccttcttgttccagcgccggatgatctctgaagcgagaagccgtccggcggagagaaaaaaaaacggacggctcctccctgcgtcggcgatgacgtcggcgcgtgtgcgggaaattcaaattgaaactcattaatttattttgtattggattcaatacaaactcctgtattcaatccaatacaaaataattcaaataattacaaagtatataactggtaaattcaaactgtcattttgtattggattgaatacaaacttcggtatccaatccaatacaaaaaataaaaaaaaataaaataaaagtaaataacttggaaattcaaattttattttgtatttgattggatacaaacttgcgtatccaatccaatacaaaataatataacattaatacaaagtacataactggtaaattcaaacgctcattttgtattggattgaatacaaactccctatccaatccaatacaaaaaataaaaaaaaataaaataaaggtaaataacttggaaattcaaatttatattttgtatttgattggatacaaacttgcgtatccaatccaatacaaaatattataaaattaatacaaagtacataactggtaaattcaaacgctcattttgtattggattgaatacaaactccagtatccaatccaatacaaaaaaataaaaaaaaataaagtaaaagtaaatacattttttatattcatattatctactagaacccttgttcggacatatttctgtaagttacaggtctacaatttaaaaaaaaatttaatgaaaaacagtgaatcacttttggtacagaaatctagacctcagtgtaacgctcaggtggttaaaaccACTAGATGGCATGTGTACATTTGAGTCACCTCATTCTGAAATGACaacttgtaatttaaaaatgtataaacaaggGTTCTGCTCTACTTTCTACATTATAACAATAATGATTGGTGGAACCAGCTAGAggaaacatttcagaaaaaactttactggtatttattttcatCTAAAGTGAAGAGAAAATGcaaatacaatattgtacaaataGGCCTATCAAAAAAGACAAAGTGATAAAGTCATCTTCCATTTCCAAAATGCATTAGTGTTAGCCTAATCTACACAATGTGTACAAAAATGACTGCTATGAATGTATTCCGTATGTATAATGGGATGCAGACATGACCCCGTTTCTGTTTTGTAACCCCTAGAGCCATGACGCATATCTGCCATGGGActgaagaaaaacacattttttaaatacagcataAAAAAGCCGTAAATAGGAACACAACTACGTGCTCCTCGCTTTTCATAGTCCCTTAGCTTTAATTCTTGTGGTTGATGACTGATTAAGGAGGTAAAATTAGGTCAGATTTTGATTATGGACACTGTGAGGAGGAAAATATCCTCTGGTAATGGTAATTTCCAGCTGCTCCCTAAGTAATTGTGGGATTTTGCTTGCTACATTTCCAAATTTATAGCCGTCTAAAGCTAAACATAAACTGACTCAGTACCCCAGACATTGACCCAAAAGGTTATTCAcatactaaaatgtaattacagccCAGTCCTGCTTTTTCCTCATGTGAAagggtaatattaataataatcctgactcctaaagttgaactccaggcaaatacaaaaaaaacataatccagttacagtacaatacaataacaaatcctaataatataaatcaattatatacatacatctgTCTGTCTAGATACAAGCCTTGTGTAATCCATGCATTATAATGCATAAACTGAGAGCTGAATGGACAGCACTGTAAGCCAGAGTATATTGTATTGCACATTGTGATCTACCTGTATATAACATTGGAAGATTCCTAAGAGGAGTAGAGAGCCTTCTCTAGCAATGATCAGTTCAGTAACCACCAATGGTGAACCATAGACCCACCAATATTGCTATATGAAACCGGAAAGGTCTTAGTGAGAGTAGGCcctgaatgtgtttttttcattgggTTTATGGGACACCcaatctttgttaaaaaaaaaaaaaaaaaaaaaaaagaaaagctacaaGTGTGTTGCATGTATTGTATCGATCTGCAGGGATGGCACAAATAACCTCAGAGTGCAGAACAGAGATGTCTATAGGCAGAGAACATTAGAGAAGATTAAAGAAGTGAAGCTTGGACAAAACATTAGCACTGAATTAGGGACCTCCCAATCAGCAgcaaccaaaatattattttaatcaatttCAATGAAACTAAAAAGCATTTTAGTGTGATCCTTTAATGGTGTCAAGTTTAGCAAACAGTATTACCTTTGcgtttaaaataaagcacacCCCTACTCTAAGCGGCAagccaggcatttttttaaatttgatgttGTCCATCTCTTTACAACTGCTGCACACTGAAGATGCAGAAGAGTGAATTATGCAACAGGGTCAACTTAAACCATCTCCTACTTACTCACAGACCAAATCCTACAatttataaatgaacatttaatgaACATTGTGCATCTAACCTTAGATCAAGGTCAATAGAGTCAAAAGAGGAAGGGGAGATTTGGTCCCAAAGAAGAAACAGActattcaaatgattttttttcatcaacCAGTCTCTGGATAGAGAGTGAATCAAAACACCTGGAATCTTCATAGTTTGAGCCATATCAGTGCCTTTATGTTGCTGTGCATTCCTTGGATAATCCACATGAAAACCACGGATTGTCATTATTAGTTATCCAGCTGGGCCAAAATGGCAGAACCTCCAACTAGCAAGAGCCAACAAGTGTCAGTATTCTTCAGTACTTTTAAGCCACTTGTGCCTTTTTTCCTGACAAAAGGGATGCATTTGCTACCTGTCAAAGCATTGCAGGGACTCAACAGAAGTATTGCAAATTGTTTTTGCGGCCAGGTCTAGCAACAGCACTCGTGAGCAACAATTGGCTACAAGATCAATTAAAATGTCAGGCCAAGCTTGGATACCTTTGACGTCAGAAGTGAAGATTTATTCATTCATAGTGGATGTCCAAGATAGTCCAAGTGGCCAGAATTTACAGAATGTTTGCAGGCCATGTAGCTCATCATTACAGCATAGTTAGACAAAAACAACTGGGGTTGCTGGTATCTAGATTCCCTACAAAAAAGGAGCATGTTGATTTGAAACATGATTTTGAAGAATACTGACggttaaaataaagaaatctgGTTGATTAAAtgattggggaccactggtactatataaattattattatacagataaTTCAATTATCTGTATGTCCTGTTCATACATCtgaataaatgtatatgaatctgaatttattttcaagaaatgttatatatacagaTGAGTTAGATGTTGTGGTTTACAGCACCACATAAACGtatactttgctatgtgaatgaACTAGCATTTCTTATATGACTTCCTTGAAATAATGATGTGTTTCCAATTCTAGGGGACATAATGTGATACAATGTAAAGCCTTTCAAATTTGAGAAAGGGAAGTGATGCCAAAAAATCCTGTCCACTTTGCTGATCTTTTAATCCCACCagagaataatacatttaaaatgcaatttgtgCACCATCCCTACTTTATCTactatatatgtttgtgtgtatatgtatgtttttagctgtttgtatTGAAATCAGCAATTCTAATCAGTTCCTactaaaatatttactgcaaTTACTTTATTTACAACACAATGCAATCAAACTGGGTAGAATAATGTCTTCCTTTGACCCATCTCTAATTTATATGCATGAATATAGAAAAAGATACACTGGCAGGCCTTTTACAATGCACTAATATAGATGTCTAGCTAGTGTTGCTGGATTTTTTATACAATCATTCCACTTTAGTTTTTCAGGTGTGAGAAGAAGAGACTGTCCTGTGAGCAGAGGGCTGCTGAGCTGAACTATTATTGAAGTTAGTTCTGCACACTTTAACCTCACCCTCAGTACCAGGGACTTGATTCTGGTAAATGTTATCCTCACAATTTGTAATGGATGGCAGTCGCTAAGTCAGTAGTATACTTTTCATCCTTTATTTGTACATAGACACCTGTGAGGATAATGGTAATACAGCAAAAGACTTTTTGGCAAGGAAGACCAATCAGTTCATCTTTGGGAGGAGGAAGTGCCAGAGAATGAAGGAGGATGTACTTGTCTCTTGGCACCTGAGCAGAACAGCTGTTACACTGCAGATTGTTGGGCTCCTGCATATACACAGTATGGCTCAGCTTGGTACCATCTGGGACTATCAGCACATCCCAGCTGTCACTTGGGCTTACACCActgcctgcctgatcaccactGCTGCTGTGGTAAGGAGGAAACAGCAATGTCACATAAAATTGTCATTATTTCCAGGGATGGTTAACATTAGGGACAATCATTCCTGGGAATGCCTATTATACAGATCCTCTTTCTCCCCTTCCTCTTTTAGAATTCTTCTATTGCTTTATTATCTATCCAGGTCTTctgtacagtaaataaattaAGCAACAGTGCTTTGTAGTTGTTACTATGTTCAATTtgatgtacatttatattttgaatacagGAAAAAACAGCATTATACATTGTGACAGTTTGCAACACACAGTAAGTGGTTCATTTTAGAGACAAACTCAGTACTGCATACATTtggaatagaaaataaatttagaTGAGAGACTGGAAAGTAATTATACAGATATATGACCGGGGGAAAGGTGGAATTGTTGAATCATTTCCTTTTTAACTCACAACACCTCTCACACTTTTAGGTCAACCTGCTGGCCATTTGGTCTTTAACAGGAAGACTCAGGAAAAAATAAGCCAAACATGACTTACAGAAGTAGATTTGCATATCATTTTGAATGTCTATATCTCCagattaacaaatatttttaatttttttatttgctgaagtTAAACTCTCCTAAACTATTTTACATTGCGATCCTGCAaacaacttcctgtaataaagtgACAACCCTCACTCAGTGTGCCATATCCTTGAAAAAACACCATTGACACCTAGCTCTCtattaaattgtaagctttttggggcagggtcctcacctcctcctctgtcactgtctgtatctgtctgtcatttgcaacccctatttattgtacagtgctgcattataagttggtgctatattaaaatactgttaatagtaatgataaaaataataattaataatgacaGTATTATAGAAACCTCCAACGCTCCATTTCATGGAGGTAACCGTCTGTTGGGTAAATGTTCTGGTGTTAACAGATGAAACCGGGTAAGGCTGATAAGATTTTAAGATTTCAATTCAGTGCAGGAAGTTGCAAGGACACTAGATTTTTAGCAAGATTAACAAAAGTTTTTCTGatcttgtgaaaaaaatatatcctgAAAATTATATACAGGActgaaaagctgcaatatatgaaattattttcatGGTCAAAGTACTGTTGAGCTGAGGTATCTTATTTTCATACAAAAGAACATAATATACATCACATTTTTTTGGCACACACTTATGATGGAATGCCTTGTGAAAGTCTGACAAAGTATCAGATAAGAGAAGATACCTAAACAAGGGCCATCATGGTAGAATCCTGAGATGGTAATTTAATTAAGGCTGCAgattacaataaaatttaaattacatcTCCATGCTATGAGGTATTATTGAATAGGTTTGAATACATGCAATGTTTAAATTTTGGCATGGACAGAGTGGGGTAGGGATAAAaccttgatcatttttttttgtctgttgttcTGTTATTGTGGAGATCCTCCTCCTGTCCTGTATTCCATTCTCTAGAACAGGAAGTTAGGAGAGATCTTCTTAACTGGAGTGATTCTGTTTATTTCCTGTCATCCATTATTAGACTTTAGAAGTTGCAAGTTCTCTGATTTATTAGTTTATGATATGGGATCAATAAATGTACTTTCCAATTTATAGGAAGCTGAAATTGTTAGTCCTTTCCAGCTTTACTTCAATCCTGAGCTAATCTTCAAAAAACTGCAGGTAAGTCAGTTTATATCTaccattaaagctaaactttagggAGGTAGAAACACTTACAGTATGTCTTCTTTGACAATCATAAATTGTATTTTGAAATACCTTGTGGAGCTGTCGCGTACATACATATGCTGTCAGGATGAAAAGCAATGCGAGAACTCAATAGTCTTTGCAACCCCTTCCCCTAATGTAATAGGCATTAAGGGGTGGATATTTAGTAGCCCGGTAGTATGGTGACAACTCTTCTCCTGCATatagagtgttgtcactctagggCAGGAAGTGAATTATGAAAACGATCACATGAAAAACAAGTCAACAGTTGCAGCTTCCAAGATGTaaaaactggtaagctgcaatgtatatCTTTTAGTTTTAGGGTTTAAATGTTCTAAGCTAAACTCTGGGcaccattgtttaaaaataattcacgTGTTATCAATTAGTTTGTTGGTCTGGCTTGTCACTAGTTTCATGTGTTGTTTCCTTTGTATGCTGAGCCCATTCACAAAATGCATGGCAGCAGTGTCATCACTGGTTGCTGTTGtgaatgggcaaagcacaggatacAACACTAATGTCAATCACAGATGCAGCCCTGGCGTGGGGGAGTACAGCACAACGTATACTGACACACAGCACTACTAGAAGTATAAAGTAACACTTTGGAGATAATGAGATCCTAACTCATCTAGGCATAATAAAATAACAACTCCCCAACTTTGATCATAAATTGCATCACTGATAATGGTTGTGAAGAAGCCTGACAACCGGAAGATAAATTAATTCTGTTATTACCACATCCTTTGTCATCATCTACAGAACATGTACAGCATGTTAAGCTAAAACTGCTCTTAGGTATATTGTATAATACCAATAAAGAGTTTACATCTGGTAGTAGATTTTCTCCTTTTCATCCATAGCATGGTTTCAATCATTTCACAAGCACAGTACAAATATTAGCATTCTTCCTGCCAGCACAAACCAACCATTTCTTCCTTTTCTCCTACAGATATGGAGACTGATAACCAACTTTCTCTACTTTGGACATTTGGGGtttagcttcttttttaatatgatttttatgtatccttttgaCAGTGCAGGAAATTTTTCATACCAGTTTAACACTACATTAGAAATGGATTGTAGAATGTATTATATATGCATGTAGTTCACGCTTGATTGATAGAATGAAATGAAACTTTAAGGACAGTTaggcttttttaaagaaataaggTGGCAAAGCACTTGGGGACAGTGTGCAAGCAAATCACAATCGCAATTAATTTCATTTGTGCATGGGCAATTTTTCCTATTGATACAGACTCCTTCCCCGGATAGCTTCCTCTGACTTTAATGTATAATTTAGGGTGTTGTAGTGtgctttagaaactgcagcaagtgagcccttctcatttcctgtctgatggatTTTCAGCTTCATCTAACCCATTCCTCTCTAGACCTACTATCTATCCCTAGTCCTTTCATTAATTGGATTCCAGTGTTTGGAAAGCACTCTGATGGCCTCTGCCACCAGACATGAGCTGCCCAAAAGCAAGGAGGAGCACAAAGACCTCACTGAATGTAAAATAAggtatttacaatgtttttattttattagaatgttaTTAGGTAAATGAGGAACCTGCTACCACTACTTATTTGCTTTTGAAGCAAAAGATAACAGGACAACTAGCATTACCTGAATGAtctgcaatggcagcttacatattttTCTGCTTCTCTATAAAAGAGCTGGACTCAGTAGTCTTTCATCAACATGGACATTGGCTCTTAGTAATAAAGTAGAATGACCAGTCAATCTCTCTGCATGAAAGGTTAGGCCAGTCTTGTCACAATGCTTAACATTTTTAGAATTCCTATATAGGTTTTATAGGAGTTTTAAGCTAGGTTAGGAAGGAAACCAGTTTACCTCTTGGTGTTGGTGCAAATACTATTGTGTCAAGTTTCCTTTACAGATAGTGGTTGCCTTCAGGTTCAGATACTGCAAAATGCTTGAAGAAACCTCATTTAGGGGTCGTACGGctgattttgtatttatgtttctttttggagGATTCCTTATTACTGTATCCTTTAAATATTAGTGTGGAAGAAGCCTAATATGTGCAACCTAAAGTTGCAATCCCAGCAGCAGCCAACCATTTAATGCCCCTGGGTCTGTGCACTGTTTATCTTTTAGGTACCACATTTATGCTACACAAATGCTAGAACTTTAGAacactttgcctttttttctagGATAACACCAGTTGTGATTTAGTTTCCAGCATAGGCATAGAAGACAATTAACAGTTCTGTATTCAAGATCTTCAGTAAAAGTCAAAGTTTCTTGCATATTAGAAGTCCACTTCCCAACATATAGTTACCTCTGGTTATTACTCCAATTAATTTGTGTGTAGCTAATCTCTCTTCCTATTGAGTTCTTTTAGTTTGGTAGATGTTGACTAACCATATACCATTTCTATCTTTCACAACATCTGAAAGTCTACCTGACCCAGTcccaatacatttacattataataaCTTAAAGGCCTATAAGCTGCAACCCAGTATGTTAACACAAATGAGGTAACTTTATTTTCTTATGGTGTTTTCATTTATGTGAAAAGATGTGTCATTTTTCCTTAACATAAATCAgatttttggtcttttttctaGGCTTTCTTTCCTTAGTCAGGCCTTTACTCTTATGTTAGTGTATGTCTGGTGCCGCAGAAATCCATTCATTCGAATTAATGTCTTTGGCCTTGTCACACTACAGGCTCCATTTTTGCCTTGGGTTCTTCTATGTTTCTCTTTGCTAACAGGAGACTCCATTCTTGTGGATTTGCTGGGTAAGGTGTACTTCTACATCAGTAACTACATGCTAAGCCTAAGTCCCCAACAGATTAGTTTTTACAATACTGTAATGAGTCtacctttaaatattttgctaattATTTTGTGAAGATAGCCTAAAACTGTTTTAGGATAGACAAGGTTTTCTTTTGGTACCATTGCATAATAGCATAGctggatttctttatttttaaaacatattcaatAACAAGGGACTACAGTTTAggaaaaagtgtatccttttgtaacaaataaaatccaggtttaactttttgttttattgttgttttatccATATTGGGAGCGATTTCCTCTTGGTTCCTGCACCAATGACACATaggcaaaaaaaagcaataaatatatcGAACAATTTTCTATATTAATCAGTGTGGCTCCAGgacagaaaaaatggaaaatctcTTACACAGGATTACTGACAATAAAAAGTTGAGCGTGACTCTAAACTTCCTTTGTTCATGCAAACATTAAGACCAAAAGTTCTTGGTTAGAGTTTTGATTTGACCCTATTTGTCAGTTAGCTTAATTGGAAAATAGTGCAACTCATCTGACAGCCAAAGCCATAAAAGGTAGTCAAAAGGTGATGGACCTCACTTTGGGGTTCTAAAAGAACCTGTATTCCCAGGAATATTACATCTAAAATAATTGTCATACTATGGTCCAACCTTTGTATGCATTGTATCTATTTACTCATTTTTGAATGTTCTCCTCTTAGGAATTGCAGCTggacatatttacttttttctagaAGACGTTTTCCCAAACCAGCCTGGAGGAAAAAAGCTTTTAGTCACCCCAGCTATTTTGTAagtaataaaacacagaaaatgacGTGTCCTTATTCTAGCCATTTGTTTACATATAGCTCTGGCAAACCTCAAGAGGTCTATTTGCTGAGCATTTAAAGCCAGAACATCCTGTGCTTTTAAGATAATCCATGCAAAGATACAACTGATGTGGCACCAAGAACAAGACAGGAGTAAATAACAGTCAAATTTTGTGCTAGTTCATTTTCTACTGTCAGCACACATGGAAGACTGGCTATATGAGGTTAACTGCCCATGTAATAATGACTGGGCAGTTATGTGGATAATTTGTGTGTGGTTAGAAATCAGGCAGGGAATGTGTGCTATatgaaatatgtaggctgccactgctgaacttctaaaaaatacttgtttgctGGCAGTCCCTGGAATAACCATTTTCTGAATCATTagcctggaacaagtatgcagcctGCTGTGTCCGAGTGAATCAGCTTTAGTACCCAGTCACAGAAAGTACCAAAGCCACAAAATGATCACAATAGCCAAGCAACTAGTAATTTCAGAGACCAGCAACAGCCGACTAAATTTCTACAAGTAcaggttttcctttaaattgtaACTACAGTTTTTAGACAAAAGTACGGAAAGACTCAAACCCATGTCATGTTCTATCAGTGTCTGCCTGGGAGTATCCTTACCTattctgtttcagtgacaatattttagagcaatgtttctcaaccagagtccCTGGTTGAGGAATTTCCACATCTTAAGTCAGTTTATTGAACACCAAtaatctttatggctatctgtaacggtggcattcttcccaatgaccagcaatgtaaaaggcattcttctactgaccactacaccaatgttctgtgagctgtagatataataattataaaaggggttccctgaaaacctgaacatTAGTTGAAGGAGATCCcatataaaaaggttgagaaactccgCTTTAGACTATGTTTACAATGCTGTAAGCTACTTGATGCCCAGGTTTTTGCTGTGAGCGGTTTGTCATGGACAACCAATGCGATAGAATTTCCGATATACACAAAATGCAAGCAACTGAAAATCAAACAAACCTCAAACAAAAgagggttttatttaaaaaaaaatgatataaatgtttGGTCGGTCATCGTTCCAATACCTTAATTTGAAAACCCTAAACTTATTTTGGAGACCTCTGGGGACTTGAAGGTTGCTAACGAAGGCTCTAAGAGAAACACGaccttaaaataaacaaaaactttgcAACAATTGTACTTTCTGCAAGTGATCAAGTCTTAATAGTTATCTTCTGTCTCTGTACTCTACAGAAAGCAAATATTTGATGTGCCATTAGCTGATCCCAATTATAATCCGCTACCAGAAGATATTGTAAACAGACTCAATCATCATCAACCTCCTCCAGAGGCCCAGGACTAAATGGTCTACCAACTAGGCTTGTGTTTCAAGGCTTGAAATATTACATgcaactaaaaaataataaaatctctacataaaaacaatcaaaatgttCATTGCAATCCTATAATAGAGTTTAGCTGGTGCAGATAGAGCAAGTTTTTTGGCATTGTTTAGGCAGTGGTCAAATTCAGAAAATCTAAGTATTGTCTTACCTTTACTAGCAGGTCCTGTGGCAAGCTGGCAGATACAGCATCACAGTGATGAGACAAATGCTGCTATGCACTAGGGAAGCATCCATATGTGATAAGCATAGAACATCACCCAAATGAGGCAAGTTATTGagcattacttttatttaaaaagttttttttctacaagtgCATAAAGCacctatacaaattaaaaatagaacacaaaaaagcTTTACATATCACGTACACAGGTATAAAGGAGGGCTTGGGACATCTGTCTCAGGTCTTCCGGTAGTCAGGTAGCACTAATGCTTCGCACTCTGTACATGGAAGGAAAGGTTGTGAGGGAGTCAAACACAGCAGCACCCAGCTGCTTTCAATGTGGAATGTGTGGGTCCCCCGCACCTTCTGATTTGGCTCAAGAGGTGCTGTGACCACCCTCCTCTCCTCCACAAATCTTtactcttagttttttttttttttttttactttttccttttaaaattgttactttttgtttatttatgggGCGGGGTTCCATCTCCAGGATGTGAACCGCGAGTTTCGTCGGGAGGGGACTGTTTACCAGGCCGGTGCAGTGTTGGCAAGACGTCTCATACGCCTATAGGgaggaaaagagaagaggggCAAGGTAAATGATAAGGAGGTTGTAGCTTTACTCTTAACACTAAGTCAGAGGATCATCTTATGGGGGATTTGTACTTCATACTCATCCTGGAAAGAAACATCTTAATCTCAATATACCATTACTTCACTTCCAGCCACACTAATTTAGCAagtaaaacaacaacaacatataCACATTTCctataatatcattattaaagtTAAATCTAGAGGTCATTCACTCATTGGCACCAAGTCCAGTACTGCCAACAGTGATGCCTGTTAGGCCACAAGTGTGCTTGAGAGCTATAAGAATAGCTAACTGAGCATGTACAATTGTACATACTGTATCCCTAGCCTAAActctgaaatatattttcagtgcTTTAGTTTAGCTAGGGTAAGACAAACTAATGCAAAGTTTTAGGGAGCCAAAACAATGTATCCTTGCTATAGCAAAGACTCAAAAAAGTGCTTACTATATTCATTTATGCACATAGGCTACCTGGATCCTGGGATTTCTCCAACCCTGATCCACGGGTAAATAAAATTAACGGTTACAAATAGACTGGCAATGCCAATTTCTGGCAAACAGATTTTGGCAAACTGAAGAACAGTTCTATTTATTGGGGTAGGGGATTTTTAACAAATACTACTAGATTAAAAGACACAAAGTGTTGTGCAAATATTGGGCTGCTTTGTAATAAAGCAAATTCATTGGTAAATCAAAATAACATTTCTGCTGATCATAAGTACAATATTAAAGACTGAAATGCTTGCAAACGCAAACCATTTCGTGAAACGTAAATGGCTGCCtttaaatttattagaaaaaagccATTGCCTTTATCAGTTAAAAAGGTGCTGAGAGAAAAAATAGGAATTGAAAAATACAAGTGTTCTTCCTTCCTTAAAAATTTCTGCAAGGCTTTCTGCGATTCTC
This Pyxicephalus adspersus chromosome 6, UCB_Pads_2.0, whole genome shotgun sequence DNA region includes the following protein-coding sequences:
- the DERL3 gene encoding derlin-3 isoform X1; this encodes MAQLGTIWDYQHIPAVTWAYTTACLITTAAVEAEIVSPFQLYFNPELIFKKLQIWRLITNFLYFGHLGFSFFFNMIFMFRYCKMLEETSFRGRTADFVFMFLFGGFLITIFGLFSRLSFLSQAFTLMLVYVWCRRNPFIRINVFGLVTLQAPFLPWVLLCFSLLTGDSILVDLLGIAAGHIYFFLEDVFPNQPGGKKLLVTPAILKQIFDVPLADPNYNPLPEDIVNRLNHHQPPPEAQD
- the DERL3 gene encoding derlin-3 isoform X2, yielding MAQLGTIWDYQHIPAVTWAYTTACLITTAAEAEIVSPFQLYFNPELIFKKLQIWRLITNFLYFGHLGFSFFFNMIFMFRYCKMLEETSFRGRTADFVFMFLFGGFLITIFGLFSRLSFLSQAFTLMLVYVWCRRNPFIRINVFGLVTLQAPFLPWVLLCFSLLTGDSILVDLLGIAAGHIYFFLEDVFPNQPGGKKLLVTPAILKQIFDVPLADPNYNPLPEDIVNRLNHHQPPPEAQD